In one window of Lewinella sp. 4G2 DNA:
- the nusA gene encoding transcription termination factor NusA: MNLVDTFKEFSSGKAIDSPTMVRVLEDVFRTLIKKKFTTDDNFNIIVNANRGDLELWRVREIVPDGEVTDELSEISLSEALAVDDDYEVGEECYQQLFLEDFGRRSIMAARQTLISRIMDLEKDELYRSYTERVGELVLCEVQQILKREVLVIDDSNGRELVMPRTETVRGDYFRKGDMVRGIIKEVEMRNNNNPVVIVSRADERFLAKLMEQEVPEIEDGLITIKGIVRIPGERAKVSVESYDDRIDPVGACVGMKGSRIHGIVRELNSENIDVIHYTNNTSLYIQRSLTPARVSNIELDEEARRAKVYLEPDQVSLAIGKGGTNIKLASRLVEYEIDVYRNNEVEIEDVDLDEFKDEIEAWVLDSFKAIGLDTAKSVLELSSEELIRRTDLEEETVMAVLSVLAAEFEE; encoded by the coding sequence ATGAATTTAGTAGATACTTTCAAGGAGTTCAGCTCCGGCAAAGCCATTGACAGCCCCACCATGGTGCGGGTACTGGAGGATGTGTTTCGCACCCTCATCAAGAAGAAGTTCACGACGGACGACAACTTCAACATCATTGTAAACGCCAACCGGGGAGACCTCGAATTGTGGCGCGTACGCGAGATCGTCCCGGACGGTGAAGTAACCGACGAACTCTCCGAGATCAGCCTCTCCGAAGCCCTGGCGGTGGACGACGACTACGAAGTCGGTGAGGAGTGCTACCAGCAACTCTTCCTCGAAGACTTCGGCCGCCGCTCCATTATGGCCGCCCGGCAGACGCTCATCAGCCGGATCATGGACCTCGAGAAGGACGAACTCTACCGCAGCTACACCGAGCGGGTAGGGGAACTCGTACTCTGCGAAGTACAGCAGATCCTCAAGCGCGAGGTACTCGTCATCGACGACTCCAACGGCCGCGAACTCGTGATGCCCCGCACCGAAACCGTCCGGGGAGATTACTTCCGCAAGGGCGATATGGTCCGCGGCATCATCAAGGAAGTCGAGATGCGCAATAACAACAACCCCGTTGTTATCGTATCCCGCGCCGACGAGCGCTTCCTCGCCAAGCTGATGGAGCAGGAAGTCCCCGAAATTGAGGATGGCCTCATCACCATCAAGGGCATCGTCCGCATCCCCGGCGAACGCGCCAAGGTATCCGTTGAGTCTTACGACGATCGCATCGACCCCGTCGGTGCCTGTGTCGGTATGAAGGGTTCCCGGATCCACGGTATCGTCCGTGAGCTCAACTCGGAGAACATCGACGTGATCCACTACACGAATAATACCTCGCTGTACATCCAGCGTTCACTCACGCCGGCTCGCGTCAGCAACATTGAGTTGGACGAAGAAGCCCGCCGCGCAAAGGTCTACCTCGAGCCCGATCAGGTCAGCCTGGCCATCGGTAAGGGTGGCACCAACATCAAGCTGGCCAGCCGCCTGGTGGAGTACGAGATTGACGTATACCGCAACAACGAAGTCGAAATTGAAGACGTCGACCTCGACGAATTTAAGGACGAGATCGAAGCCTGGGTTTTGGATTCCTTCAAGGCCATTGGTCTGGATACGGCGAAGTCCGTACTCGAGCTGTCTTCGGAAGAACTCATCCGCCGTACGGACCTGGAGGAGGAAACGGTCATGGCCGTCCTCAGCGTCCTGGCTGCGGAATTCGAAGAGTAA
- the rimP gene encoding ribosome maturation factor RimP, translating into MVDKITEIVESFFAENEAFADCYVVDVKQTNTKLDVFIDSDSAMTFEKCQKTSRVIEAYLDEEQPLGEKYTLNVSSPGVDRPLKFHRQYVKNKGRTLDVTTQEGEKYKGELISVTEEGIVLTAKVRRKEGKRKLTVVEETAIVFGDIKKALVKISF; encoded by the coding sequence ATGGTCGATAAGATCACCGAAATCGTGGAATCCTTTTTTGCGGAGAACGAAGCATTCGCCGACTGTTACGTGGTGGACGTCAAGCAGACGAACACCAAACTCGACGTCTTCATCGATAGCGACTCCGCCATGACCTTTGAGAAGTGCCAGAAGACCAGCCGTGTCATCGAAGCCTACCTCGACGAAGAACAGCCGCTGGGGGAGAAGTACACCCTCAACGTCAGCAGCCCCGGGGTGGACCGCCCCCTGAAATTCCACCGGCAGTACGTAAAAAATAAAGGCCGCACCCTGGATGTAACCACCCAGGAAGGCGAAAAATATAAGGGCGAGCTCATCTCCGTTACGGAAGAAGGGATTGTCCTCACCGCCAAAGTCCGCCGCAAGGAGGGCAAGCGTAAGTTGACCGTCGTGGAAGAGACGGCCATCGTGTTTGGCGACATCAAAAAAGCACTCGTAAAAATCAGCTTCTAA
- a CDS encoding S9 family peptidase: MRYLSLLLALFLCTGASAQTKNISLEDIWQNYIFSADRVSGFNFLADGKTYTRLSKNKIRTYDITSGKETGVIVDGADLEGQAGFSGRIDNYYLSDDEKQLVISSESEQLFRRSSQSFFYVYDVDSKKLTAVYPEKKHRLASLDPTGKRVAFVVDNNIWIKNLDGGELTQVTTDGAVNAIINGAADWVYEEEFAFSSAIHWSPDGSHLAYLKFDEKQVPEFTYTDFHNDMYPEYNTFKYPKVGEENSTVSLHAYNVGTGATKDLITVNKDKLDRWHYLPRVTWTTRGDQVVAQVMNRYQNQTQLQLFDLKTGEEKTILKEASKYYIDVHDNLTFLADGKQFIWTSEIDGYNHIYLHGLNNAKEQQQITMGKWDVTDFYGFHDGQVYFQAAKKNALGREVYVKSLRGRDLPRPLAAEPGTSSAQFSSTYDYFVLNHQTINQPAVISVMDGSGESVRRIISNEDLLARTQAYGYQPVEFFDFTTEEGTTLNGYMIKPAGMDESVEHPLLMHVYGGPGSQQVLDNWRGANMAWFQMLAQQGFVVAVVDNRGTGARGELMKKQTYLTLGKQETEDQIAAAKYLGGQSYIDADRIGIFGWSYGGFMALHCILQGNDTFAAAISVAPVTNWKWYDTIYTERYMRTYKENKDGYDKNSPIHYADRLEGDLLLVHGMGDDNVHFQHTAEMANALIMNNKQFDTYFYPNRNHGIYGGPTRLHLYTKMTNFLVEKLGNSAR; the protein is encoded by the coding sequence ATGCGCTACCTATCCCTTTTACTCGCCCTCTTCCTTTGCACCGGCGCCAGCGCCCAGACCAAGAACATCTCGCTGGAGGACATTTGGCAGAACTACATCTTCAGCGCCGACCGCGTCAGTGGGTTCAACTTTCTGGCCGACGGTAAGACTTACACCCGCCTCTCGAAAAACAAGATCCGGACCTACGACATCACCAGTGGAAAAGAGACCGGCGTGATCGTGGATGGCGCCGACCTTGAAGGCCAGGCCGGGTTCAGCGGCCGCATCGATAACTATTACCTGAGCGACGACGAAAAGCAACTCGTCATCAGTAGTGAATCGGAACAACTCTTCCGCCGCAGCAGCCAGAGTTTCTTCTACGTCTATGACGTGGACAGCAAAAAACTGACGGCCGTCTACCCCGAAAAGAAGCACCGACTGGCTTCGCTGGACCCCACCGGAAAACGCGTCGCTTTTGTGGTGGACAATAACATCTGGATCAAAAACCTGGACGGCGGTGAGCTCACGCAGGTCACCACCGACGGTGCCGTGAACGCCATCATCAACGGCGCGGCCGACTGGGTGTACGAAGAAGAATTTGCCTTCAGTTCCGCCATCCACTGGAGCCCCGACGGCAGCCACCTCGCTTACCTGAAATTCGACGAGAAGCAGGTACCCGAGTTCACCTACACGGACTTCCACAACGACATGTACCCCGAGTACAACACCTTCAAATACCCCAAAGTAGGGGAGGAGAACAGCACCGTTTCCCTCCACGCTTATAATGTCGGCACCGGCGCGACCAAAGACCTGATCACGGTAAATAAGGACAAACTCGACCGCTGGCACTACCTGCCCCGCGTGACGTGGACGACCCGCGGCGATCAGGTCGTCGCTCAAGTCATGAACCGCTACCAGAACCAAACTCAACTTCAACTTTTCGACCTGAAGACCGGCGAAGAAAAGACCATCCTGAAGGAAGCCAGTAAGTACTACATCGACGTGCATGATAACCTGACCTTCCTCGCGGACGGCAAGCAGTTCATCTGGACGAGCGAGATCGATGGTTACAACCACATCTACCTCCACGGTCTGAACAACGCCAAGGAGCAACAGCAGATCACCATGGGTAAGTGGGACGTGACGGACTTCTACGGCTTCCACGACGGCCAGGTCTACTTCCAGGCGGCCAAAAAGAACGCGTTGGGCCGGGAGGTGTACGTAAAGAGCCTCCGCGGCCGCGACCTGCCCCGTCCGTTGGCCGCTGAGCCAGGTACGAGCTCCGCCCAGTTCTCCAGCACCTACGATTACTTCGTGCTGAACCACCAGACCATCAACCAGCCCGCCGTAATCTCGGTGATGGACGGCAGCGGAGAATCCGTACGCCGGATCATCAGCAACGAGGACCTGCTGGCCAGAACTCAGGCCTACGGTTACCAACCCGTAGAATTCTTCGACTTCACCACCGAGGAGGGTACCACGCTGAATGGCTACATGATCAAGCCCGCCGGAATGGACGAAAGCGTGGAGCACCCGCTGCTCATGCACGTCTACGGCGGCCCCGGCAGCCAGCAGGTGCTGGATAACTGGCGCGGCGCCAACATGGCCTGGTTCCAGATGCTGGCCCAGCAGGGTTTCGTCGTGGCCGTCGTCGATAACCGCGGTACCGGCGCCCGGGGTGAGCTGATGAAAAAGCAAACCTACCTGACGCTCGGTAAGCAGGAAACAGAAGACCAGATCGCCGCCGCGAAGTACCTCGGTGGTCAGTCCTACATCGACGCGGATCGCATTGGCATCTTCGGCTGGTCCTACGGTGGCTTCATGGCCCTGCACTGCATCCTGCAGGGTAACGACACCTTCGCCGCGGCCATTTCCGTGGCGCCCGTCACCAATTGGAAGTGGTACGACACCATCTACACCGAGCGCTATATGCGTACCTACAAGGAGAACAAGGATGGCTACGACAAGAACAGCCCGATCCACTACGCCGACCGCCTCGAAGGCGACCTGCTGCTCGTGCACGGGATGGGGGATGACAACGTCCACTTCCAACACACCGCGGAGATGGCCAACGCCCTCATCATGAACAACAAGCAGTTCGATACCTACTTCTACCCCAACCGCAACCACGGCATCTACGGTGGCCCGACGCGGCTGCACCTCTACACGAAAATGACCAATTTCCTCGTGGAGAAACTGGGTAACAGCGCCCGCTAA